DNA from Hippoglossus hippoglossus isolate fHipHip1 chromosome 13, fHipHip1.pri, whole genome shotgun sequence:
TAGAGGTCTCTGTCCTCCCACATCAGAGAGAATTTTGTTTTAAGGTGAATTCTTCAGTGAGGTTACCATGTGTCCTCCCATAGGGGTGTCCCTGCAGTcttgtgtttcctttaaatGGCCAGTAGAGATCAGTGTCTTCCCATGCATGTATGAATGATTGtggaatttatacatttttgcacaatcttttctctctctgtttgataTTAATTGTCCATTACAGGTATTTAATCTCATTCATAGGTCAATAGATATCATTACTGAATAATCaaaatgtattgtttattcTTCTTGATGTAGCAGATTAGGAATAAGTGCAATCTGACATTTTATaagtttgatatttttattaaaaaatgatgtCTCTTGTACTTGACACTGCACAGTACAGTACCCTAAAGCAGGTATGATCAAGTCAAACCTTAAGTCATTCTTTTCACAACCATAGGAGCTCAAGGTTTAATAAAATTACACCCATTGAAAAATGGCAATACTGAAGCAAAGTAAAACCAGCTTACAATTTTGTACCATGTGAATAACAGGGAGGTTGGCACCATAAAAGAATCAATATATAgtaaattaacaaaatgtaCTCTTTATCCCCTcacatatatacaatatatacatcttgtttgcatgtacagtatattcacacatatatatatatatatatatatatatatatacagacacttGAGTGTACAATTATAATTATAGCTTTAAATCTTGAATATGAATAACATGCTTCCCAGAAGCATTAAAGAGCTTAAATGTCCTAGACATCGTAGATTATAGTAAAAGTAATGTAATGACATTATCAaagataataattataatatacagGTTTAGCAACAATAGGGTAAATAAAATCCTAATGCTAACGATATCGGCAGGATGATTAATTTCCCAATATGTGATTATAGTCAGCACCTATAACATGTCCTCTTTTGTCATTGTGCAAGAGGAGCTCCAGAGTATTTTACTCTGAGAAAAAAACGGGGAAAAACTGTGCTTTAGTTCTGGGGTCCAGTCtatgctgtgtgtctgtctgttagcaATGACTGAAAGACTCCCTGTTTATCTCTGAGCAGACAACTGTCAAAGACTTTCAAATTTTGGTCTCCGGGCCGTCTGTGATGAGTGGCTGAAAGGAGTTGCGGATGCGGGCAGCTTCTGCAGCACAAAGGTGACCGAAGGCTTTGTTATACCAATCTGGAGTCCTTCCCCTGTAATCAAAACATAATATTCAGTatactacacacacattcattgtACATGCATACACAACAGGGTTCAAATAGACtgtgtcaaaaatgtttttaaaattatgAGAAAATCATGTAGGACTTACTTTAAGTCCACTCTGCAGACGTGAGTTAGTCTGGACTTTCCAGAGCCACAGGGCTCAAGTAGGTAGTTGGACTCCAGGACAATAGCTCGTACCCCTCCCACAGGAGGATAATCCTCATGCTCTATAGACACAGAAACCAGGGAGCAGGCACCTTTGGGCAAGTCTGTCCTCCATGACCTTAAATAAACCGAAGGAGATTCACTGTGAGCtttcaaagaaaaatacattttagctACTTTCACACAAAGGAATATGTGATAAGTGTTTTCCTTTCATCACCACTCACCTTAGAACGACAAAGTCCCTGCTGGGGTGAGGAGGCATGCGATTGAGGACATACTGAAAAACTTCCGTCTGCTTGTCCAGTGTCTCAGACACTTTCCACTGTAGCAGGTCAACATCCCACAGATGGCGCTCTCGTAGCACCCGATTCAACACTACAGATGGTGGCGCTTCCACCTCCACAGACACTCTCCATCGTCTCAAAGGGTTCCCATCTCCCACCTGGATGACACGCAAAGACACAACCCATCATTTTAACATATGGATGTGAAAGCAGGATCCATGCTGGAGGTATAAAAGAGCATGGCTGATACAagtattgtattatattgtatGTTGTAACCCACAATAGCAACTTAACTCAATAATCACAGGAAGAACACAAACCTTCTTATAGGAGAGCTCTGTGTTGTCAGAGCTGCTGCACGAAACCCAATATTTGGACTTTTCCCGGGCCTCTTTGAGCAGGTTCTGAAGCCTCCCCTCCATATGTGTTTGGTGTGTTCCATCATCATCTTCCAGCTGCTTGCACAACTCCTCAATTGTTAGTGCATGCAAGTCAGCCTCCACGTATGAATTACGTGACTGAGTAACCATCTCATGAGGGATCTAATGGGTGTATAAGAGCATGTGGTCAGACTCACAGCGATATATACAGACCTGTGGAAACTGCATTCAGCCTGAGGAAGTCTTGCATCATCTAAACTACAGCTTCTCGTACCTCAAAGAGACGGTTGCACTCTATGATCATGTGAGCGAGGCCTTGTGTCGCTGCTAAATTCTCATTCAGATCCTTCTGGTCTGGTCTGCCAGTGGCATACTTCTTCTGCATGGCCCTGGGGATTATGGAGACAGAAAACCTATTAGGCCGGCAGAGTCCCCAGGTCACCACACTCACAAAACACAGTATAtaaacccttcctcctctctgcaggaaacCCCTTTGATCCCTTTAGCAACAATTTTAACATGGTAAATTAGAGAGCTTAGTGTTGTTTGTACACAGCATGATCTCATATAACGCTGAGCTTTAAGagtaatgtcattttaaaaaccagCCCAAAAAGCAATAATCTACCGAACCACTGAGGGTAGCCCATTTTATGACTGTCTTTATGGAGTCACAGGTGAAGATAATCATGCAGAATGCATGCATTTCTAGTTCATTAGTTCTCGGAGGCACAAAATGGAAGCCAGTGTGGCTGGCCCAAAATCACAGACACCAGGCTAATTGCAGgacataagaaaaaaatgtaccTTGGCGAGAGGTTATCTTTCTTGAGTATGTTGAGATGGAACAGGGAGGGGGCCAGGCACACAGCAATGTTCATGGGCGTCATCTGGTTCTCCTCCACAGAAGAAGTGACATCGCTGAGGAAACAGAGCAGCGTCTGCAGCACCTCACGGTTTTCATCTGACATCAGCATGATGGCTGCCTGGACAGCTTGCAACCGTTGCTCCTTTGGCACATCTGCACATATGGGAGAATTCATTAGTACGATTTCTGCTTTACAGACAgtgtgatagaaaagaggaaaactttATGAACCGTCCAAGGCCATTTACTTGATCTGAGATTGTATTTTAACACAGCCACAGGTATTTTTTCTCAGTTACAGctaaatcaataaattaaaacattgcGTCCTTACATTGGTAGATATGGAGGAAGGTCTCCCCCAGCTTGCTGGTGAGCAGAGGCTCGGGTAAATCCCTGAAGAACTGCTTCACCATGTCGGCCACATCATACGCAGACTGATCCTCATAGTTCACGTCATCTGGAGAACTCTCATTCATCTGCCTCAGAGCTTGAATTCGAGACTTCACCCCTGATTTACGAAAGAGACCCACCTGGAGGCAAAACAGGAGCGTTGGTGTCAGCGTGACAGCTCACAGTGACATGTAATCACATTGTACCACAGTTCCGCCAACTGTATTATTACACCATTATTGCATCTGTCTGCAGCAGCCTGTTATTGTGTACTAAAAACACCACGTTATGCAGTTAAAACCCAAGCCTTTGTTACATCACATGTGAAAATGGAGGTCACATGTAAGCTGAGAGCATGTGTGCTGAGACTGACCTGGTCAAGGCACTGGCTCCTAAGGTACCGCAAGGCCTGCTGCAAGCCGAGGGGCAGGGGTTGTCCTGAACGCTGCACATGCACGATGAGAGGGACTCCGAACACATTCTTATCCTTATAGTCTGGTACCTTCATTCTCTTCATAAACTTTGGCACAGACCTAGGAGAGACAGCAACACAGCATCTTTAAAAACTTGCTCATCCTAATCTTTGGATAAATCGcaaattatcattatcatttccAGGTTTAAGCTGAATTGAATCATGAATCACACCTTCAGAGGTTTAAAGGTTTGACTTACCACGTCCAGCCATGCTTGTTGGACATGGAGTACTTCTCCATGATTGCAGTGAGACGCAGCAGAGAAAACTTCTGCAACAAACTCAGCTGGCCTGCAGACTGGTTGGTAATCTGCAGGGATGCTACAGAGTGACTTAGACGATTCGATATCTGGAAGCTGGGCCATCGTAACCTAATGCCAGAGAAGATAATAccgcaataaaaaaaagagaagcattattttttatgttcacAGAAGAACTAAACTTGTGTGATTTCATATGTTTCAGTACTTGATACTGTTTCATGAGTCTTACCGATTGGGTCGTGTGAGTGAAGCACCTACTCCTGAGTCCCTCCTTTCCCTGAGCCTCGTCGATTCTGTCTCAGCAAGTGATACCCTGTCTCTGTCCCCATCACTCGGTGTGGTCTGGCTCTCTGTGACTGAATTTCCCTCAAAGTCCAGTGTGATCTGACTAGACGAATGGAGCCCCACTGTATCCTCTCTATCGCCATCCATCTGTGCCAGCCCCTCTGCTCCAGGTAACACATTCTTAGACCAGTGGTCCACTATCTGCTGTAGACCATTGACATGCAGCAAGATATCATCCAGGTGAGGAAAGAGGTCCTCTTTCTCCAGGTCTATCAGGTCTCCAGTGCTGGCATACAGATGTGAGCCAGGAACATTATCATACACGCTGATGCGGCTACTTCTGGAGCAGCACTGTGTGACAGGCCTGGATTCCTTTCTGCATGAAATTAGTGGGGAGTCCAGGTGCCTGCTGCCGGTGTGCCAGTTAATAGAGGCCCCATTGGTTGGGGACAGGCTTTCTATGGACAGTGCTTTTGGGAAGGTTCCTGGCTTGTGGTCTTTAGGAATGTGGACCACCAGGTCTTCATGAGAGCAGAATTCATTCTTGCGGTTTTGTTCTGCAACTTTACTCATTTGGGTTTCTGAGAAGATGTCTATGTCCTCTAAATACATGCCACTTCGTTTGAAGTCCGACCGATGAGGCTTATGCTCTTTCAAGCTGGGTGTGCTGACAGCGCTGCCACTAGAATGGCTGCTACCTTCGCTACCACACTGGGACGGAGGAACTTTGTTGGACAGTGATTCTGGAGCTCCACCATCTCCATTTATGATTTCAACACAATGCAGAGTCTTCAGTGCCTGGGCCTCCTCCTGTAGCACCGGAGAACTGATGACTAACGTCTTACGACGCCTTCCCAGAGTTCCTCGAGAGCGGAGTGTCTCCATGCGCTTCAGGAAATCTTTGGCGCGGATGCGGCTTGTCTTGCCTTGCTTGTCAGACAGTGAGTCGTAGTAAGCAATTTCTTTGGGGATTTGAGGCATTGTGAAAGAAGTGGAGTCTGGCATCGCGGCAGAATCCGAACAGGTGCGGTTGGAGCAGTCGGAGTCCTCTGTGCTGAGGCCCCTGTGGCCACTGCCCCCGCTGCTCTCACTGTGCAAAGAAGAGACCTCTGGCTCACTAAGGTCTGTTAGAACGCTCTCACTACTGGTGGTGGTTCTCAGAGGCACGCCTTCCCTGAAGGGCTGACCCTCTCTTCCCAGCAGACAGTCAATGTCCTGTAACCTGGACCAGCGCCGGCTGCTCCACTCAAAGGTCCATTTGTCACTGATAGCAAACAGGTCTTCTTCATCAGAGTCTTCACTCTGGAGAGAGACACATAATGTGACGTTAGTTTTAATGAAAGGTTTATATTTAGGATCGCTAAAAAACTTTTCTTCTTAACTACTCAAAGAAATTGATAATGATGCACACATTACTTAGTACCATGCACAATACAATATGGACCTACAACAATTGGGACACAAAGATATCCTGAATATCcattaaatagttttaattaaaaaatatttgtatttgtgtcgTAAGAAGCACATCTGTCAGAACTTACAGTAGAAGATATAGTATCACATGTCATCTATTCCACAATGAACAGAACAATAAATAGGAAATGCAGGAAATCACTTAAGGATGTGTCTGCTCAGAGTTAATAACATTATACTATCAGCCAACTGTGATATAACCCCAAACAAGCGATTCCATTGACGTGAATACTTTTCTATAAATAGACCAAGACAGGAAAAAGTCATGAATATCAGCCAACGGGCTATATTACGATGTGGGGACAGATAAAATGTCACGATAGCCGACTGGGAATGAAGACAACAATAGTACGATCTCAAATATCATATAATCTAGGCTGAACTGATGAGGCCAGGAGGCGCACGCACAACCTAAATCCATCTTTGTAAGAAAATACCATTTCTTACGGTGGCAGTGACGTTTGTTTTCTGCAAAAACTCTTACAATGAAAAGCGATATGAGTCAAGTAATGACGATTTTTGGAGggtacaaaacaacacaacaaaccctCGGAGGTACATACATACAAGTGCTCAAAACATGAACAGGGAAAATGCATGATAACTGCTTAGGTCTTATATACcttcatgcatttaaaaaaatatacctCTTTTTAAATATGAGGAAGTGTGATTATCTAAAATAAATTTACTGAAGTGTCACACAAAACTGCCGAAGCTTCATTTATATGTTTACGGTCTATTTAGTGTCGCCACTTACTTTCTTCTTCGGAAGGTTCACGTCAAGTTTCATAGAGGCGCACTTGTTCAAGGTGTTGAGTCgcctgaaacaaaaacaaatagcCAGAGAATGAAACACTGTTctaaacaaacaagagaaaacacCAGAAGAGTCTCTTAATGAGCACAAAAGAATTAAATCCTATTCTGTTTGCTATTTACGCCATAACCTGATCAGCCTTTGTTCTGGATGCACAACCAGACCCAGAGGGGAACTCAGTTTCCATACACACATTATCCTAAACCTAATGAACGCTGGTAATTGTCAGgtgctctgctctgtttctctctgggTTGGATCAGAACGATTGTGACTTGAAcggtggcgtgtgtgtgtgcgcgtgcgcgtgtgcgtgtggtaATTTGAAGAAAGGTGAACGTAAGGTCAACAAGTGGATAAGCCACATATCTGTTCCACTCACAGGCTGGTTCATTCAATAGAGACATCTGTAGATCTTAATCTCCAAATGAACCTGTCCTCGATGTTGCACATGGCTCTTGATGATTTTGAGGGATGGCTTCATCCGCTTCTAAAATTACTTTCTAGAACATGCATTTTTCTTTGCATACTTCAAACAAAGTCATGTGAAAAACatgatacattttcaaaatctgTATTAAACAATACAGTCTAAGGCTTTTAAACATGTGCTTAGTGATTAAAGCCTATGCGGGTGTGTGAACTGGGATATATAAAGTAACGTCACTAGAAATTGAGCATGAACCAACAATAGCGAAGGGGGAAAAGATGACGGCAAAACACACCACAACTCACTGTGCCTCAGCTTTAGAGAAAAGGACGCTCATTTGTGGTAAGATAATTACAAGCAGATATTTCTAACAGTCTTTTTTCACAGATTGACTGTATTGTTCAGTGACAGTAAAAGGCCTCAGAAGGAGGATATGACTTTCCTGTAGTGCTGCGGATGATAGGGGTTAGCCACACAAGAAGTTCCCATGATTGTTACTGTAGATAGTAGGAGTCGGCCTGGAGAGAGGATTTCTAAACTAGGGGGGCCCCTTATTCCGCAGGCCTAAAGAGTTTTGAATGTGGTTGCTAAAACAGGAGGCAG
Protein-coding regions in this window:
- the stard13b gene encoding stAR-related lipid transfer protein 13 isoform X1; amino-acid sequence: MEIPPVVNSEGRQFRTVLGSHAFSTQESCSENGTENGSPDHGGDDRPLGAQTRSLLVSDQDGTKLKKSFAFVSGNNVEFPEALSSQEPQQVIPAGALLDHSPLASGQVHEAGTVFTSPSSNEDCCYDSPLPVPVAERQSDQAVHHQTGQTLDSNCECGKTEIRNLEPISNGHVSRPPGDTCSILSPDSTAPLVVPAPVYDSGRRFLDLPRIVKHKLSSITFSDNACASATENHAFANESSDDGASSPEEDEEDEEDGHDDGDDDADDDDDVFPELPQSRELHVSYRHRRSGKAKPKRRGAVSSRAEADHRSNGHEAEEETSSKEESPQVKSPWSESMSQLMWKLDQLNLDIEEALSASSSPSNTPCTARKKQCGAVSKSTLHRTPNDLVLQRPGPGECPSRAGSSAPRSASVGTRARSKKTMFNKMTDAAGAEIEAKEACDWLRAAGFPQYAQLFEDSQFPIDISPVKRDHDFLDKDLVEPLCRRLNTLNKCASMKLDVNLPKKKSEDSDEEDLFAISDKWTFEWSSRRWSRLQDIDCLLGREGQPFREGVPLRTTTSSESVLTDLSEPEVSSLHSESSGGSGHRGLSTEDSDCSNRTCSDSAAMPDSTSFTMPQIPKEIAYYDSLSDKQGKTSRIRAKDFLKRMETLRSRGTLGRRRKTLVISSPVLQEEAQALKTLHCVEIINGDGGAPESLSNKVPPSQCGSEGSSHSSGSAVSTPSLKEHKPHRSDFKRSGMYLEDIDIFSETQMSKVAEQNRKNEFCSHEDLVVHIPKDHKPGTFPKALSIESLSPTNGASINWHTGSRHLDSPLISCRKESRPVTQCCSRSSRISVYDNVPGSHLYASTGDLIDLEKEDLFPHLDDILLHVNGLQQIVDHWSKNVLPGAEGLAQMDGDREDTVGLHSSSQITLDFEGNSVTESQTTPSDGDRDRVSLAETESTRLRERRDSGVGASLTRPNRLRWPSFQISNRLSHSVASLQITNQSAGQLSLLQKFSLLRLTAIMEKYSMSNKHGWTWSVPKFMKRMKVPDYKDKNVFGVPLIVHVQRSGQPLPLGLQQALRYLRSQCLDQVGLFRKSGVKSRIQALRQMNESSPDDVNYEDQSAYDVADMVKQFFRDLPEPLLTSKLGETFLHIYQYVPKEQRLQAVQAAIMLMSDENREVLQTLLCFLSDVTSSVEENQMTPMNIAVCLAPSLFHLNILKKDNLSPRAMQKKYATGRPDQKDLNENLAATQGLAHMIIECNRLFEIPHEMVTQSRNSYVEADLHALTIEELCKQLEDDDGTHQTHMEGRLQNLLKEAREKSKYWVSCSSSDNTELSYKKVGDGNPLRRWRVSVEVEAPPSVVLNRVLRERHLWDVDLLQWKVSETLDKQTEVFQYVLNRMPPHPSRDFVVLRSWRTDLPKGACSLVSVSIEHEDYPPVGGVRAIVLESNYLLEPCGSGKSRLTHVCRVDLKGRTPDWYNKAFGHLCAAEAARIRNSFQPLITDGPETKI
- the stard13b gene encoding stAR-related lipid transfer protein 13 isoform X2 encodes the protein MEIPPVVNSEGRQFRTVLGSHAFSTQESCSENGTENGSPDHGGDDRPLGAQTRSLLVSDQDGTKLKKSFAFVSGNNVEFPEALSSQEPQQVIPAGALLDHSPLASGQVHEAGTVFTSPSSNEDCCYDSPLPVPVAERQSDQAVHHQTGQTLDSNCECGKTEIRNLEPISNGHVSRPPGDTCSILSPDSTAPLVVPAPVYDSGRRFLDLPRIVKHKLSSITFSDNACASATENHAFANESSDDGASSPEEDEEDEEDGHDDGDDDADDDDDVFPELPQSRELHVSYRHRRSGKAKPKRRGAVSSRAEADHRSNGHEAEEETSSKEVKSPWSESMSQLMWKLDQLNLDIEEALSASSSPSNTPCTARKKQCGAVSKSTLHRTPNDLVLQRPGPGECPSRAGSSAPRSASVGTRARSKKTMFNKMTDAAGAEIEAKEACDWLRAAGFPQYAQLFEDSQFPIDISPVKRDHDFLDKDLVEPLCRRLNTLNKCASMKLDVNLPKKKSEDSDEEDLFAISDKWTFEWSSRRWSRLQDIDCLLGREGQPFREGVPLRTTTSSESVLTDLSEPEVSSLHSESSGGSGHRGLSTEDSDCSNRTCSDSAAMPDSTSFTMPQIPKEIAYYDSLSDKQGKTSRIRAKDFLKRMETLRSRGTLGRRRKTLVISSPVLQEEAQALKTLHCVEIINGDGGAPESLSNKVPPSQCGSEGSSHSSGSAVSTPSLKEHKPHRSDFKRSGMYLEDIDIFSETQMSKVAEQNRKNEFCSHEDLVVHIPKDHKPGTFPKALSIESLSPTNGASINWHTGSRHLDSPLISCRKESRPVTQCCSRSSRISVYDNVPGSHLYASTGDLIDLEKEDLFPHLDDILLHVNGLQQIVDHWSKNVLPGAEGLAQMDGDREDTVGLHSSSQITLDFEGNSVTESQTTPSDGDRDRVSLAETESTRLRERRDSGVGASLTRPNRLRWPSFQISNRLSHSVASLQITNQSAGQLSLLQKFSLLRLTAIMEKYSMSNKHGWTWSVPKFMKRMKVPDYKDKNVFGVPLIVHVQRSGQPLPLGLQQALRYLRSQCLDQVGLFRKSGVKSRIQALRQMNESSPDDVNYEDQSAYDVADMVKQFFRDLPEPLLTSKLGETFLHIYQYVPKEQRLQAVQAAIMLMSDENREVLQTLLCFLSDVTSSVEENQMTPMNIAVCLAPSLFHLNILKKDNLSPRAMQKKYATGRPDQKDLNENLAATQGLAHMIIECNRLFEIPHEMVTQSRNSYVEADLHALTIEELCKQLEDDDGTHQTHMEGRLQNLLKEAREKSKYWVSCSSSDNTELSYKKVGDGNPLRRWRVSVEVEAPPSVVLNRVLRERHLWDVDLLQWKVSETLDKQTEVFQYVLNRMPPHPSRDFVVLRSWRTDLPKGACSLVSVSIEHEDYPPVGGVRAIVLESNYLLEPCGSGKSRLTHVCRVDLKGRTPDWYNKAFGHLCAAEAARIRNSFQPLITDGPETKI
- the stard13b gene encoding stAR-related lipid transfer protein 13 isoform X4, with translation MTSRRHRLKLRRSLSEQLRSSTSKAWDLLWRNVRERRVAEIEAKEACDWLRAAGFPQYAQLFEDSQFPIDISPVKRDHDFLDKDLVEPLCRRLNTLNKCASMKLDVNLPKKKSEDSDEEDLFAISDKWTFEWSSRRWSRLQDIDCLLGREGQPFREGVPLRTTTSSESVLTDLSEPEVSSLHSESSGGSGHRGLSTEDSDCSNRTCSDSAAMPDSTSFTMPQIPKEIAYYDSLSDKQGKTSRIRAKDFLKRMETLRSRGTLGRRRKTLVISSPVLQEEAQALKTLHCVEIINGDGGAPESLSNKVPPSQCGSEGSSHSSGSAVSTPSLKEHKPHRSDFKRSGMYLEDIDIFSETQMSKVAEQNRKNEFCSHEDLVVHIPKDHKPGTFPKALSIESLSPTNGASINWHTGSRHLDSPLISCRKESRPVTQCCSRSSRISVYDNVPGSHLYASTGDLIDLEKEDLFPHLDDILLHVNGLQQIVDHWSKNVLPGAEGLAQMDGDREDTVGLHSSSQITLDFEGNSVTESQTTPSDGDRDRVSLAETESTRLRERRDSGVGASLTRPNRLRWPSFQISNRLSHSVASLQITNQSAGQLSLLQKFSLLRLTAIMEKYSMSNKHGWTWSVPKFMKRMKVPDYKDKNVFGVPLIVHVQRSGQPLPLGLQQALRYLRSQCLDQVGLFRKSGVKSRIQALRQMNESSPDDVNYEDQSAYDVADMVKQFFRDLPEPLLTSKLGETFLHIYQYVPKEQRLQAVQAAIMLMSDENREVLQTLLCFLSDVTSSVEENQMTPMNIAVCLAPSLFHLNILKKDNLSPRAMQKKYATGRPDQKDLNENLAATQGLAHMIIECNRLFEIPHEMVTQSRNSYVEADLHALTIEELCKQLEDDDGTHQTHMEGRLQNLLKEAREKSKYWVSCSSSDNTELSYKKVGDGNPLRRWRVSVEVEAPPSVVLNRVLRERHLWDVDLLQWKVSETLDKQTEVFQYVLNRMPPHPSRDFVVLRSWRTDLPKGACSLVSVSIEHEDYPPVGGVRAIVLESNYLLEPCGSGKSRLTHVCRVDLKGRTPDWYNKAFGHLCAAEAARIRNSFQPLITDGPETKI
- the stard13b gene encoding stAR-related lipid transfer protein 13 isoform X3, whose amino-acid sequence is MFRELPESSGSECLGSMTPETQDIYLRMDHHRRRSGYRLGRIIARQQLLKKISGEIEAKEACDWLRAAGFPQYAQLFEDSQFPIDISPVKRDHDFLDKDLVEPLCRRLNTLNKCASMKLDVNLPKKKSEDSDEEDLFAISDKWTFEWSSRRWSRLQDIDCLLGREGQPFREGVPLRTTTSSESVLTDLSEPEVSSLHSESSGGSGHRGLSTEDSDCSNRTCSDSAAMPDSTSFTMPQIPKEIAYYDSLSDKQGKTSRIRAKDFLKRMETLRSRGTLGRRRKTLVISSPVLQEEAQALKTLHCVEIINGDGGAPESLSNKVPPSQCGSEGSSHSSGSAVSTPSLKEHKPHRSDFKRSGMYLEDIDIFSETQMSKVAEQNRKNEFCSHEDLVVHIPKDHKPGTFPKALSIESLSPTNGASINWHTGSRHLDSPLISCRKESRPVTQCCSRSSRISVYDNVPGSHLYASTGDLIDLEKEDLFPHLDDILLHVNGLQQIVDHWSKNVLPGAEGLAQMDGDREDTVGLHSSSQITLDFEGNSVTESQTTPSDGDRDRVSLAETESTRLRERRDSGVGASLTRPNRLRWPSFQISNRLSHSVASLQITNQSAGQLSLLQKFSLLRLTAIMEKYSMSNKHGWTWSVPKFMKRMKVPDYKDKNVFGVPLIVHVQRSGQPLPLGLQQALRYLRSQCLDQVGLFRKSGVKSRIQALRQMNESSPDDVNYEDQSAYDVADMVKQFFRDLPEPLLTSKLGETFLHIYQYVPKEQRLQAVQAAIMLMSDENREVLQTLLCFLSDVTSSVEENQMTPMNIAVCLAPSLFHLNILKKDNLSPRAMQKKYATGRPDQKDLNENLAATQGLAHMIIECNRLFEIPHEMVTQSRNSYVEADLHALTIEELCKQLEDDDGTHQTHMEGRLQNLLKEAREKSKYWVSCSSSDNTELSYKKVGDGNPLRRWRVSVEVEAPPSVVLNRVLRERHLWDVDLLQWKVSETLDKQTEVFQYVLNRMPPHPSRDFVVLRSWRTDLPKGACSLVSVSIEHEDYPPVGGVRAIVLESNYLLEPCGSGKSRLTHVCRVDLKGRTPDWYNKAFGHLCAAEAARIRNSFQPLITDGPETKI
- the stard13b gene encoding stAR-related lipid transfer protein 13 isoform X5 yields the protein MKHSSIFTMKISQIEAKEACDWLRAAGFPQYAQLFEDSQFPIDISPVKRDHDFLDKDLVEPLCRRLNTLNKCASMKLDVNLPKKKSEDSDEEDLFAISDKWTFEWSSRRWSRLQDIDCLLGREGQPFREGVPLRTTTSSESVLTDLSEPEVSSLHSESSGGSGHRGLSTEDSDCSNRTCSDSAAMPDSTSFTMPQIPKEIAYYDSLSDKQGKTSRIRAKDFLKRMETLRSRGTLGRRRKTLVISSPVLQEEAQALKTLHCVEIINGDGGAPESLSNKVPPSQCGSEGSSHSSGSAVSTPSLKEHKPHRSDFKRSGMYLEDIDIFSETQMSKVAEQNRKNEFCSHEDLVVHIPKDHKPGTFPKALSIESLSPTNGASINWHTGSRHLDSPLISCRKESRPVTQCCSRSSRISVYDNVPGSHLYASTGDLIDLEKEDLFPHLDDILLHVNGLQQIVDHWSKNVLPGAEGLAQMDGDREDTVGLHSSSQITLDFEGNSVTESQTTPSDGDRDRVSLAETESTRLRERRDSGVGASLTRPNRLRWPSFQISNRLSHSVASLQITNQSAGQLSLLQKFSLLRLTAIMEKYSMSNKHGWTWSVPKFMKRMKVPDYKDKNVFGVPLIVHVQRSGQPLPLGLQQALRYLRSQCLDQVGLFRKSGVKSRIQALRQMNESSPDDVNYEDQSAYDVADMVKQFFRDLPEPLLTSKLGETFLHIYQYVPKEQRLQAVQAAIMLMSDENREVLQTLLCFLSDVTSSVEENQMTPMNIAVCLAPSLFHLNILKKDNLSPRAMQKKYATGRPDQKDLNENLAATQGLAHMIIECNRLFEIPHEMVTQSRNSYVEADLHALTIEELCKQLEDDDGTHQTHMEGRLQNLLKEAREKSKYWVSCSSSDNTELSYKKVGDGNPLRRWRVSVEVEAPPSVVLNRVLRERHLWDVDLLQWKVSETLDKQTEVFQYVLNRMPPHPSRDFVVLRSWRTDLPKGACSLVSVSIEHEDYPPVGGVRAIVLESNYLLEPCGSGKSRLTHVCRVDLKGRTPDWYNKAFGHLCAAEAARIRNSFQPLITDGPETKI
- the stard13b gene encoding stAR-related lipid transfer protein 13 isoform X6; the protein is MKLDVNLPKKKSEDSDEEDLFAISDKWTFEWSSRRWSRLQDIDCLLGREGQPFREGVPLRTTTSSESVLTDLSEPEVSSLHSESSGGSGHRGLSTEDSDCSNRTCSDSAAMPDSTSFTMPQIPKEIAYYDSLSDKQGKTSRIRAKDFLKRMETLRSRGTLGRRRKTLVISSPVLQEEAQALKTLHCVEIINGDGGAPESLSNKVPPSQCGSEGSSHSSGSAVSTPSLKEHKPHRSDFKRSGMYLEDIDIFSETQMSKVAEQNRKNEFCSHEDLVVHIPKDHKPGTFPKALSIESLSPTNGASINWHTGSRHLDSPLISCRKESRPVTQCCSRSSRISVYDNVPGSHLYASTGDLIDLEKEDLFPHLDDILLHVNGLQQIVDHWSKNVLPGAEGLAQMDGDREDTVGLHSSSQITLDFEGNSVTESQTTPSDGDRDRVSLAETESTRLRERRDSGVGASLTRPNRLRWPSFQISNRLSHSVASLQITNQSAGQLSLLQKFSLLRLTAIMEKYSMSNKHGWTWSVPKFMKRMKVPDYKDKNVFGVPLIVHVQRSGQPLPLGLQQALRYLRSQCLDQVGLFRKSGVKSRIQALRQMNESSPDDVNYEDQSAYDVADMVKQFFRDLPEPLLTSKLGETFLHIYQYVPKEQRLQAVQAAIMLMSDENREVLQTLLCFLSDVTSSVEENQMTPMNIAVCLAPSLFHLNILKKDNLSPRAMQKKYATGRPDQKDLNENLAATQGLAHMIIECNRLFEIPHEMVTQSRNSYVEADLHALTIEELCKQLEDDDGTHQTHMEGRLQNLLKEAREKSKYWVSCSSSDNTELSYKKVGDGNPLRRWRVSVEVEAPPSVVLNRVLRERHLWDVDLLQWKVSETLDKQTEVFQYVLNRMPPHPSRDFVVLRSWRTDLPKGACSLVSVSIEHEDYPPVGGVRAIVLESNYLLEPCGSGKSRLTHVCRVDLKGRTPDWYNKAFGHLCAAEAARIRNSFQPLITDGPETKI